One window from the genome of Periophthalmus magnuspinnatus isolate fPerMag1 chromosome 18, fPerMag1.2.pri, whole genome shotgun sequence encodes:
- the LOC117385997 gene encoding uncharacterized protein LOC117385997 gives MSELDQEEKRYDPRDTTLKFVNRPDDLDPLPADDEDLCLRAEMSCGHAVTPQSLTAWCRSLLDQGQFKFKCPALKEGTVQRCNQEWPYQEVRRLAVLTPAEMQYFEENLARLAAATYFEYKTCPGCKTYVERTDLTNLNVQCTVCQVEKKSYQFCWQCLKPWKGPAPRSDRCENNGCTNLELTLLMNCKMTNLQEVEGAQEVPSIRACPTCGQKVEHNKTGCKNVICPRCQKEFCFVCLKLTPECLKTSSYYKPCSAGVAPRQTSIPIWHRA, from the exons ATGAGCGAACTTGATCAAGAAGAGAAACGATATGACCCTAGAGACACCACCCTGAAGTTTGTGAACAGACCGGATGACCTGGACCCTCTGC CTGCAGATGATGAAGATCTGTGCCTGCGAGCTGAAATGTCCTGTGGCCATGCAGTCACCCCACAGTCCCTGACTGCATGGTGCCGCAGTCTCCTGGaccag GGCCAGTTTAAGTTTAAGTGCCCCGCTCTGAAGGAGGGCACTGTTCAGAGGTGCAACCAAGAGTGGCCCTATCAGGAGGTGCGCAGATTGGCTGTGCTCACACCTGCAGAGATGCAGTACTTTGAGGAGAATTTGGCCCGTTTAGCTGCTGCAACATATTTTGAGTACAAGACT TGTCCTGGGTGTAAAACATATGTGGAGAGGACGGACTTGACTAACCTAAACGTGCAGTGCACAGTTTGTCAAGTAGAGAAGAAGAGCTATCAGTTCTGCTGGCAGTGCCTCAAACCTTGGAAAGGCCCTGCCCCTCGGTCGGACCGCTGTGAAAACAATGGCTGCACCAACCTTGAGCTGACGCTGCTCATGAATTGTAAGATGACCAACCTCCAAGAGGTAGAGGGGGCACAAGAGGTCCCCTCCATCCGGGCCTGCCCCACCTGTGGCCAGAAGGTGGAGCATAACAAAACGGGCTGCAAAAATGTCATCTGCCCTCGCTGCCAGAAGGAGTTCTGCTTTGTGTGTCTCAAGCTCACTCCTGAGTGTCTGAAGACCAGCTCCTACTATAAGCCCTGCAGCGCTGGAGTGGCCCCCCGACAGACCTCTATCCCAATATGGCACAGGGCCTGA
- the zgc:194655 gene encoding uncharacterized protein zgc:194655 — protein sequence MVSVTSGVIPQDKLQVGANWRPNDAQDGTGNRNFQGTEPKQQATSSIRMGRLYQVVVTGFKGERMTVDLCNTDEQMRSMTVEQLKNKIAVKLPPNTEPERISLIFADERLDVDSKLLSDYGIQHMSVIQLVLQVDGGLSL from the exons ATGGTCTCTGTGACGTCGGGGGTAATTCCGCAAGATAAACTGCAGGTTGGTGCAAACTGGAGACCAAACGACGCCCAGGACGGGACAGGTAACCGAAACTTTCAGGGAACAGAACCAAAACAGCAGGCAACCAGCAGTATCAGGATGGGTCGACTCTACCAAGTGGTGGTGACCGGGTTCAAAGGAGAAAGGATGACGGTGGATCTATGCAACACCGACGAACAGATGAGGAGCATGACCGTGGAGCAACTCAAGAACAAGATCGCAGTCAAACTCCCCCCAAACACGg AACCGGAGCGCATAAGTTTGATTTTCGCAGACGAACGGTTAGATGTAGACTCCAAACTTTTGTCGGACTACGGGATCCAGCACATGTCTGTGATCCAGCTGGTTCTGCAAGTGGACGGAGGACTGTCCCTTTAA